DNA sequence from the Malus domestica chromosome 06, GDT2T_hap1 genome:
TGCTAAGTAACTTCCCATGAAGAACTGAAGAACCATTGTTACCAAGTTCAGAGCAATAACTGTCAACCAACCCAACTCTTTTTTTGGCCGTTTCAGATATTGACGGTTTCCAGGAAGGATTCATACGATCTGACCATAAAGCAAGAGAAGAATCAATGGACGAAGGAATCAGCATACTAGTTGATTGTGATTCTTGCACTTCAGGAAGTGATGCTGGCGCCACTTCAACTTCCCTAGAGGTGGTAACAGCTACCTCAGGAAACTTTCCAGACTTTACTTCTTGTCGTTGGACTTCAGGTAGCAACTCCATGCTTTTATCCTGTTCATCAAAAGCAAagcattacaaaagaaaaacaaggagCACCATGCACCCACAAATAGACCTCCACCATGCTTCAATCAATGGAAACATGTTTTCCTCTAAGAAAGACAACTAGAATCAACACAAATGCAGGAAGAAACGTTTAACCACAAAAAGACTAGTAGGTTGTCATATAGATTGTACTTTTGTTTAGCTCAATCATACATTGAATTACAAAATATGTCTAAATATCAAAATTAAGAATATAAGCGAAGCAATTCACAAAGTTGATGACCAAATACTCCACCAATTAGTGTATATTAAGGGATAAAAATGTCCTCATACAGTCTTAACACTTAAACCACTTACTATTAATCCAGCTCTCCATCCGCTCATTGATCTCATTCTAGATAAAACTTCTTCACTGACAGAATTCTTTGAAATGAACTCCTCCTCCAGGTTTTTAAGTATTTGATCAACTTGGTAAGCTTCAAAGTACCGGTACCGCTGAAATGTTAGAAAGGGGGGAAATGGGCAATTTATGTCAGCATGTCTGACCACAAAGCTCGTTTATTCAACAGAATAAGTACCGAAATATAGCTTGGATAAATAAGTAGATACACTAATCTACAAACTAATAATATAAGAAGGGTGCTGATTTTCACACACACCCTGTTTATTTCTGGCCATCggttgaataaatcaaacaaaaacaatgaCCATGATTAAACAGGGGTGCGTTAGAGAAGAAAAAGGGTGTGCATTTATCATTTTCCTATAAGAAAAccagaaaatagttttgaaaacaGTTAGTGAGACTCCTGCTAAAATGCCAAATAGCTAATAAAAATGCCCTGTGATCCCTTCATTTGCAGGCCATCTTCAACTCTCACACCAACACTAGCCACACAGTAAATAAGCAACTAATCTCAAGCTTCGGATGCATTATGAGCTACAGAAACTACCAATAAAATTCATGTTGATTTTCCTAAAGATGCATGTGAACATAGCAATAGCAAGATGTTGATCACAACTACTCCAACTTGAACCGAAGCCAACAATAAACATAGACAAGAATTACCTGAATGTAGAATACGACAAGAAGGCTTCCAATAGTTGAGGAAGGATCATCAATAGTATAATCTAACAGGCACTTGTGGAGATGTTTCTCTTCATCAGAGTTCCAAGGCAACTCTATCACTCGGTCTACCATGTTCCTTCGTATACAGAGGAAACAAATTTCATTAACCAATATCTCCACCCAGTCCTCCCAACTCCTATATTTGCTTTTTGAATCATCTGTTGCATCCCCCAATTCTCCAAGCTTCAACTTCTTCTCCTTGACTTTGGTACACAGCATTCTTTGATGTATAAATGCTTCGGTAAAAAGTCCACACTCTACCCTCACCCGAACTGCAGTAACAGCCTCAGTAAGTGATATTGACTTTGAGGTACCATCACGCCCGGACCATCGTAAAACCAAAAGAGCTGTATCAGGATTTCCCCTTTCTAAAAGTACTTGTGCAATCTTAGGATGAGTTGCTGGACCAGAGATCTCTGGAAGAAGGTGACAAGCTTCCTGAGAAATTTATTATGAAGAATAATTATGTAAAATGATATTTCGAGACTAAATAATCTATGTAAAATGATATTTCGAGACTAAATAATCTAATACCGATATTTAAAGAACAAATTTTGAACTGTCCAGTATAAATAAAACAACATGCAATACTAGACAATTCATGCAAGTTTAAACGTATAAACTATTactatttcaaaattttcatgtaTTCTTGGATCATAAACATCGTACCATGAACCAATTCATCTTAATTATCTTaacgataaaaataaaaagtggtTTACTTGGAACATGAATGAGCAGTAGAACAACAGCTGTAGTAAAAAaatccatttttttattttattgttaaacAAGTCATTTCATTTGACACAACAGCTTATTGAGATTCTTAAGTTGGAATCTCGCCTTCTAGAGTAGCAAGGACTGGAgagaaaccttttttttttttaacaaatgccACAGCCTGACCATAGACATGTGAACCATGCctcgtcgtacccagtgcacaaggctcccgctttacgcagggtctgggagaggtgaatgtcggctagccttacccccatttatggagaggctgctcccaattgATAAACAGCATTAAAACCCTTGACACAATTGGTTAATCATGAAACTAAGGTcgccaaataaaagaaaaataggcaTTCAAAAGCATTAACCATctgaaaaaagtaaaaaagaactTGCCTGCAGAGCTTTATCTGTGTGATCATCCAAGAGATAAAAGATTAAGGATTCCAGTAATAATTGCCTGGGTATGGCAAAGGAAGCTCCAAAATCCTCTAGAAGGTGTCTCCATTGCTCATCAGGCATTGTCCAGTGCCGATCAAATAGGTAATATAGAAACTGTTATAAATTAAGGAAATACAGATATCCCTAGAGGTAGGGGAGGCAGGATTTATGCCCAATTCAGGATATGCAGAATTAAGAAATATCCAaagtttaaataaaaacaaaggatACAATAGCTTGCTTCGCAACCACCAAATCTGAACTACCACATAGAAAAAGTATATCAACAGCTGCTCGAACATTTTCAAATGGATAGCATCCTGCAACCCCCTCTATCTTGGACCTGAGAATTGATGAAACTCCATCCTTCTGCAGAGATCCTAGTTTTAATCCCTCCACCCATTTCTCTGTATTTCCCTGCTCAATCTCCAGATTAACCAGGGCATCTTCAATAAATAGGGTACCTTCCCGTCCACTGGACTCTTCTGAGTTATTTACTGAATCAGGCCAAGAACGCTTAATTGCAGCAGATTTCCTTTCGCGAACAAGAGAATGCCATGATGTGAAATCCGTATAACGAGGCCTCACTTTCTCAAGGAACTCATGTCTTACACACCATATCATAACCTCCATATGctgaaaccaaaaaccaaatttcaaagaacaattacaaattgtttGCAGGCACATACGGATTTTTATTGGAAACCAGTCTCTTTGAAAATCCATAATGATAACGGTTTAGAAGAAAAATGTAACATTTGACCAAACTGAAAAGGTAGTGATCTTGCTGCAAGGAAGTTTT
Encoded proteins:
- the LOC114825616 gene encoding E3 ubiquitin-protein ligase HOS1-like isoform X1, yielding MDRRSNGSTGPSSSVNGGPATRSGYHAPQPNYNSRAVQEALEQLASIDLIDLCNESKVEFCRATRDLRSCGRQVKDVLISCGHASLCAECSQRCDVCPICRIPIPKNVAKLCRRLYDQCLEAHLIPKRGDKRLQEKEDGDEQISADVQRLYSLFDVALENNLVSLICHYVTDVCLDESAVSSDPVIAFLLDEVVVKDWCKRTFQKIITELQGIYNLEAEPMKSMLSLLLKFSAQLAGICNVIEVLDSSFEGSLSAQLLDLHQLQESILKTKQHMEVMIWCVRHEFLEKVRPRYTDFTSWHSLVRERKSAAIKRSWPDSVNNSEESSGREGTLFIEDALVNLEIEQGNTEKWVEGLKLGSLQKDGVSSILRSKIEGVAGCYPFENVRAAVDILFLCGSSDLVVAKQAIFLYYLFDRHWTMPDEQWRHLLEDFGASFAIPRQLLLESLIFYLLDDHTDKALQEACHLLPEISGPATHPKIAQVLLERGNPDTALLVLRWSGRDGTSKSISLTEAVTAVRVRVECGLFTEAFIHQRMLCTKVKEKKLKLGELGDATDDSKSKYRSWEDWVEILVNEICFLCIRRNMVDRVIELPWNSDEEKHLHKCLLDYTIDDPSSTIGSLLVVFYIQRYRYFEAYQVDQILKNLEEEFISKNSVSEEVLSRMRSMSGWRAGLIDKSMELLPEVQRQEVKSGKFPEVAVTTSREVEVAPASLPEVQESQSTSMLIPSSIDSSLALWSDRMNPSWKPSISETAKKRVGLVDSYCSELGNNGSSVLHGKLLSNSETRWKPDDSINKIFNFEDASTPGIHWATPPSAVKDGSRSSSKVRSNSRLQDNQYARMSPETEWNKRFNPFQNTSPSKFYSADSNPVTTPSSNRGLFKDSATDLHRSVNSKGFQRARDDRTWNMVSKDDPMDVSLSYGEKGHVIEDENLNNGPRWRSDETSDEEQEQSPEKAIGITHHASTARCLQRRRFSKR
- the LOC114825616 gene encoding E3 ubiquitin-protein ligase HOS1-like isoform X2 produces the protein MDRRSNGSTGPSSSVNGGPATRSGYHAPQPNYNSRAVQEALEQLASIDLIDLCNESKVEFCRATRDLRSCGRQVKDVLISCGHASLCAECSQRCDVCPICRIPIPKNVAKLCRRLYDQCLEAHLIPKRGDKRLQEKEDGDEQISADVQRLYSLFDVALENNLVSLICHYVTDVCLDESAVSSDPVIAFLLDEVVVKDWCKRTFQKIITELQGIYNLEAEPMKSMLSLLLKFSAQLAGICNVIEVLDSSFEGSLSAQLLDLHQLQESILKTKQHMEVMIWCVRHEFLEKVRPRYTDFTSWHSLVRERKSAAIKRSWPDSVNNSEESSGREGTLFIEDALVNLEIEQGNTEKWVEGLKLGSLQKDGVSSILRSKIEGVAGCYPFENVRAAVDILFLCGSSDLVVAKQAIFLYYLFDRHWTMPDEQWRHLLEDFGASFAIPRQLLLESLIFYLLDDHTDKALQATCHLLPEISGPATHPKIAQVLLERGNPDTALLVLRWSGRDGTSKSISLTEAVTAVRVRVECGLFTEAFIHQRMLCTKVKEKKLKLGELGDATDDSKSKYRSWEDWVEILVNEICFLCIRRNMVDRVIELPWNSDEEKHLHKCLLDYTIDDPSSTIGSLLVVFYIQRYRYFEAYQVDQILKNLEEEFISKNSVSEEVLSRMRSMSGWRAGLIDKSMELLPEVQRQEVKSGKFPEVAVTTSREVEVAPASLPEVQESQSTSMLIPSSIDSSLALWSDRMNPSWKPSISETAKKRVGLVDSYCSELGNNGSSVLHGKLLSNSETRWKPDDSINKIFNFEDASTPGIHWATPPSAVKDGSRSSSKVRSNSRLQDNQYARMSPETEWNKRFNPFQNTSPSKFYSADSNPVTTPSSNRGLFKDSATDLHRSVNSKGFQRARDDRTWNMVSKDDPMDVSLSYGEKGHVIEDENLNNGPRWRSDETSDEEQEQSPEKAIGITHHASTARCLQRRRFSKR